The region TGCATCAAGAGTACTCAGACTCTGAAAATTTGGAAAGGGAAGGGAAGGAAGGTGGACTAACACTAGAAATAACGTAAGCAATGCCTGTTTATGTGTGAATATGTGCACGTGCaaacattattatacatgTAGATGTGTGCACTTGCTGTGGAACTGTCTGGTTAAAAAGGTGGATACTGTGAATAGTAAATTCAACCTCTTGATATCGTGGCATCCAAACTATAAGTCACTGACACCATCGCACTACTATAACAACTCAAACAACAGGTACTtatgaatatattacaGCAGTTAGTTAACAGAGCACATGGCTAGCCCAGTATATATAACTGTTATTCTAAACTAACCCATATTAATAGCTGTAACTAACATTGATACACATAACATTATCGATAGATATAACAAACAATAGTGGCTACTACTAACataaatagatataacTAACACAAACAGCTATCGCTAACATACTGTTTGAATAACAGGTTGTACgattaaacataaatatcaCATTAGACGATTAATGGAAAATATCACATTAACTATTTCATAGGTGGAACGATCCGATAGCACCCGTGGTGAGTGAGTTCGACGTCGTTTTCGGCAGTCCCCGTGAACTGAGCGCAGCCTTGAAAATGCATAACCACAATAAGAAAAATCTATCGACCATGTGCCTAATGTCCCTCCAGGACTACCTCTACAATTCCATATAGttcaaataaacataatgTATTACTGTACAATACAAGGAATATGTGTTTAGGTGTGAATAGACATGTGTTGGCTTATTTAAATAGGTATATGTGAGAACTTATGTGTGTAAGTCTGAGTACATaggtgtgtaaatgtgtagatatgAGTACTCATCTGTGTAGGTGTgtaagtgtgtgtaaataggTAGGCAGGTATGAGTATCTGCATAGGCGACTGAATATAAAGTACCTTGACTACTACTAATGAGGGAGGCGGTGGAGATGGCCGGGGCGGTTAAGGCTTCTGAGGCGGAAACCTGTAGTTCAAAAAGAGATCGGGGTAGCAAGGGTTCTCCCGCTGGTCAGTCTTTGAAAGGAACCTGGGCCTCGGATAGGGCTTAAGAGGGGGATTGACGAGAGGGAGTCGGTGGCTGAAGCAGTAGGAGCTCTTGACTCGCCTCCAAACGAGGGCGGTGTTGTCCTGCAGACTGGTCACGTGCTCGGTCCTGTAACGCCAAAGGTCACCCCTCAGAAGCTCGTCGGGAGGCTCGGGGAGCACGTTCACGAGCTTCACGTCCCTGGCGACGTCGTGCGTGTACTTGACGCGGCCGGCGACGAGCGAGAAGAGGCTGGTCGACTTGGAGGAGACGCCGACGTTCTCCCCGGGGTAAACCTTGAAGTGCCGGGTCCTCGTGACGCCCGGGTTGTGCGCGAGAACCTTGCGCTGCTTCACCAGGAGCTCGCCAGGCCTCACGTACTCGGCCGAGAGGCGCTTCAGGCCGATGTTGGCCTTCTTGGTCTGGCCGGTGGGCGAGGCCCTGGAAGGCCTTTTGTACGCGGACATTTTGACGGTCTTGCACCTCACCTGGATGCCCCTGGACTTTAAAACGTCAAACAGGAGGACCCTGCTGAACACATTGAGCGCAAACATGGAGATTCCACTGGGAGCACACACTACACAAAGATCAGGCTGAACACATGATCGTAATGCACGAATtagtataaaattaacagtATTATAAATCTGAGTCCTCAAACTGCTTTACTACAACCAGAGGAACTTTTCTTTTAGCATACTCGCCGCTGATGGCTAGGTTTGTAAGGCTGTCGTCGTGCGGCAAGTCGAGGGCGTTgctgaatattttaaagggCCTCTTGCTGACGGTTTTCGGCTTCTCGTCGAGCGTGACCATGGTCTTGAAGGTTTCCTCTTGCTTCACGGGGGTTACGTTGGCGTCCTCGACGTCCTCACTCTCCCCCAACTCGCGGTCGCACTTGAGTATGTACTTGCCCTTCGAATCAAATGGCAGCCAGCGCGTGTAGTGTAGAATTTTCTCCTGGGTGGGAATCCCCAAAAAGGCCAGGCAGGAGCTCACCACTTCCAGCGGCTTCTTGAAGGAGACCAGGTGGTCCGAGTCAGGGAAGATGATGGTGTGCGAGTTCGTGAAGAGCCTCGACAGCTCGTCTGCGCATTCGGGAGGCGTGAGCGTGTCCGAGTTGCCGAATATAATCAGCGTCGACTTTCCGAGGCTTCCGACCTTTCTGTACAGCTCACTGCTGGTCCACAGGGGCATCCTGTTGACGATGCCCATCAGACTCGCTATGGCGTTCCTTGTCACGAAAAGGCTCCAGAGCATTCGGTTTACCATCGGGTTCAGCTCAGTCTTCACGTCCGAGGCCTCCACTGAGATGCAGTTGTCCGTCTCCTTGGTTTCGCAGAACTCTATGCCAGACTCGTCCTGAAGCGTCGACTTCGGCGTGCTGATGCACTTGCTGAAGCAGCACTTCGAGACGCAGCAGGGCATGCACGGGATGCAGCACTGGATGTATCTCAGGAAAACCACGCGCTTTGGTTTCTTTGGGATCAGTCCTGCTGGTGATATCAGTACCATTTTCTCCACGAGGTCCGGGTGCTTTTCGCAGTACGCTGCCGCCAGACACGCTCCCATCGACATTCCGATTAGGGACAGAGGCCTGCCTGCGTACCCTAGGTGGTTTATAACCTCGTCCGCCTGCTCCACGTAGTACTTTGGGGAGAAGGTGTCCCCGAAAACTCTGTACTTCGGGTGCCCGCTTAGTCCGTGTCCGTACAAATCTGAGTATTTATTTGTGCTAGTAACGTACCAAAAGCAATAACTCTGAATCCGTTTTTGGATAACACACTCTGGTATATAGAGAACGTGGTGTGAGTGGCGTTATATCCGTGGAAAGTCAATACCTGAGTATCATGAGAagcaataaatatatacactagCTTCTATTAATTGGAAAATActatgtgtaaattttgtGCATAAATAAGACCAAAACTTCAAGAATAATCTTACCAGGTTCGCGGAGGGGTCTCCGACGACTGAATAGTTTATTGGGCCATGTTTACCCTCAAATATGTTGCCCTTTACGTACGGGcattttatgttacacTTTAGAAGCCATTTGGGTATCTTGTATCCATTTTCCAGACACCATTCGATAGAAGGTTCAGTTTCTTCCTCATAactggaggaggagctgttTTTAGGTGACTCAATTAAATCACCCATTTTTAAGATTGTTTGAtcatgtaaattataaaagtaGCATGAAGTACCATATTTAATCAAGTGAACTGATGATGTTTACACTGGTGCTTTTACACCATCAACACAAATGTGTTGCATCAAAAATTATGTACATTTTCactttaaatatattaatcagTTAATCTattcattatattaatttcttaaattcttaaatttatgCACATATCTCTGTTTCCTGTTTAATCAGAGCCTCCTCCAGTTCCGCGAACTTATTAGAGATAGTTTCGAAATCTCCAcacttcttcaggtccagaCTAGGGTTACTAGCAATTATGGCTTCAATACTTTCTGTTGAAGTGCTTGTAATGTATTTTAGGCTGCAGCACTTTTGCACATCTGTGAACATTGAATAACATTTGGCTTTGCCAAACACATCTCCCAAGTTTGTGAATGAAACGTTTTCtgcaattttaattttgtttgcCAAATCATCAAAATCGGAAACGATTGTTGTTAGGGTTGaatttttgatattttcCAGTGAATCTGTTcattattgattttttGACATATcaacatttatatatatttaacctcttatattgttttggcttttgtttttaatacattCCACGAACTTTTGAAGTCGATTATTCATTGTTTCGATACTGtaaaactatattttaAGTGTAATTAACCTGTTTGGCGTCTTCCCAAAAAATGATTCAACTGGAGCGAACATCATTTCAACATCGTTTTTTAAGTTAATTAAGTTGGATTCCACAACCTCATCTTGTTTTTTGATGAAGTTTTCGACGATATCATACAGCTAATAATTTATGCATCATAAGTACATTGGATAAATAGAATATCTAAGGAACAATACATATTCGTACGAAATCGAGGATACGAGTTCATTGAACCTTGGAATTCCAGTAAAAACGTCTGAATGTTTGGTCTCAAAAGCGTAATTCTGGCAAATGTAGCAGGTGTCGCTCAAAGAGTCACACAGTTCTAATTTAAGAGtgaaaaatatgaatataaGTAGAAATGTTACTTTTGGCGTTCGGAATAATCTGGAAACTGTAGGCTAGAGGAAGTTTGAGGGCTactaaaattgaaaaaagaGCGAAGGTAATCTAAACAAATCTTTTATGAAATCTTCTAAATATCTATTCTTAAATCTTAAATTTTGCGTGCTGATAAGTCTGTGATTCCATTagtaaaaattttataactAAATAAGAGAAATGCTCATGATTGGGCAATGTAACACTGTCTAGTGCAACGGAATGCACAACAACACTCAATCATTTAAAGTTTTAAAGGCATTAATATACTCaagtttattatataattagaTACAAATTACCAATTGTCTTTTGGTATGTAATTTACTTCCCATCTTCTATTTTTCAACGttcataaaaaattagtaattGAACatcttttttttatattttttattttaagtcatatttttataatatgactaaattatttaaaaattgtatcCTAATTTGACTTGTAAAACATGATTTTGACTCCTAGATCATCCCCTACAAAAAGTGGTGAGCTGAGAGCTTCAACTGGCTCTCCGTGTTCAACCAGGAGTCCAAAAATGGTTAATTATAACAAGGAAACATCAATTCCTATTACTGCGGAATTTCAGAACCCACCAATTCAGGCCGCAACATTCATTCGCATATTTGGCTACTTAACAGTAGTCTTCTACCTAGTAACAGGTTAGTTTGAtacatttaaaatcttAGATATACAcgaatatatatttaaaataaaaatcatcatttatttaagtTAATTAACAACTTTAGTTTTTGTGTGTAATAAAACAGGGCAACTTTCTTCCCCGGTGTATGAATCCTTTATGAGTTTTCATACGCGGGTTTCAGAGTTATATCTCGTGGTTTTAGATTTATACAAACGCTGCCCGGCAATTACAGGCACCATCAAGAAGCTCAGGTTCGAAGTTCCATACTTCATTAAGATGTTCTCATTGTACGTCCCGAGGTATGAGAAGgcaataatatattttacaaccTACAACACATTGAACAATTGGGTATCCCTGTTCGTAGTTTTGACCTTCGTCTTCCTCATGGAGCTTTTTGTAACGATAGTGGACAATTTAATAGTCTCGTGTCGGTCTAAGAACTCTCAAAGATACTGTGTCAACATGGTCCATCCCTCTAAATTCCATGATAAGACATTTACCCAAGAGCAAGTAAACAAATTACTTCTGAGCCAAGAATACAACAAGCTTAAGAATTCTAGGATCGGATTGGGGCCTGAAGCATGGAATTGGCAACTCAGGAGGACATTGCACAACTCTGAGGGCCCTTTGAAATCGCAAACTGCCAACAAGTCTAGCTACGATTCCGATGGCAGTCATTGATGCACCACACataactttttattatttttaatatccttatcaaataattaagtCTATAGTACATAACTAATTTAAACGAAATTAGAAAAAAACTTCACgaagataaaatgaatttgaaTGCAGTTTCCTAGATTTATTCATGGTATTACTAAAATACTGTCACTTTTTTATACAAAGTTTAAGCTTTTAAGGATCACGTACATATTAATCATATAAAGGGATCTCTCAATAAAATACTTTGTGATTCTTTAATAGtgtaacacattttagttttttgtactatataatGAACTTAAAaagttataaaaatatgattaatCTCAATGGGTATAACACAACTAAAAAAATACCTTCATACACAGCTTCTGTTCTCAAAAGTAAGTTAACACACGATAAACATGACTCGGGCATTTACGTATTAAATGACGAAgatattaaatcaataaaggatatttgtattaaaaacattcCATTTTGGAACAATTTAGATTATAATGATATCGAGATACAATTGAAATCTAATTCAGTTTCAAATATAGTTTTCTTTGTGAATTTAATTTGCGAGAACAATGAAATATATCCGAATCGTACTGTTATATTGAAGAAGCGTACCTCTTATAGCAATGTTATTTATGACAGGGAACTTCAACTTAATGTAGCTGAACTACTGGGTGAGAATAACCTAGGACCACGTGTGATTTGTAGATGTTCAGACTATACGATTCAGGAATTTGTGGAAGGAACCACTTTGAAGAACAGCTCATTTCAAAATTTATCGGTTATCACAAGTCTTGCCTCGACTTTGGCCAAATTTCACAGGAAGGGTACTGAGATATCACTTCCTGAGTGGGATAGAACACCCTTTGTTCTTAGACATATTAACAAGTGGACTGAACCGGTAGAACGTATAATTAAGAAACACAACTTGGATTTCGATTTTAACGAGTTACAATCTTCGTTTGAACTGTACAAAACTTTACTAAACAATCACATCAAAACGTCAAACTCAGTAGCCAACTCTGTTCTGTTTTGTcataatgatttattttataaaaacattttacaGTTTCAACAAGGAACATTTTTGATAGATTTTGACTACTCGGGTTATAATTATGTTGGTTGGGATGTTtcatgttttattattaagGCACATCTTGATTACAACGAAACTGAACagtattatttttgtaataaatcATATGATATACCTTATAATTTAAGGTGCATTTTtgtttctatttatttatctgaacttttaaataagaatgTGTTACCATCAGAGAATGCAGTAAAGGAATTCCTAGATAGTTTAGAAACACACTCTCTAGGAGTTCACATTTTTTGGATGTATTGGGGACTTATTATGTAAGTTTTTGCTGTCATATtagttataaatttaatatattttaggTTTGATAAACCAAATTCGGAATCGTCAATGTATTTCGATGCCTATGAATACGCCAAGTTTcattacaattattttaaatcacaattaaacaaattaagtcattaaaacataatttgtttgtaattatattgACTTTTaagttgatatttttactgCATCTCAATTTGATGAACTGAGGTAAATGGCTCAGTTAGTGTATGAAACTCTGTAATTAGTTGTCGGACACAACTtcataaaatagaagatattacacacatataatatatgaGAATTGTATTGAGAATGTTATAAATGTGTCTCCAATGGACATGACTTATGGTGTACTGGTGTAAAATAGGCCCATTTATTCactttacatttataataaatacacaatgATTTGAGAGTAAATATCGcataacattttattaattatattttgatcacatatttgtgttataacattttacaataacattatcaatatcattaatataatcaatatttttgtatatctAATCAATAGATTACATcaataactaataataatattgtattatagttTTTGAGTAACTAAACATGTTTGATGTAAATGAAGTTGATAATTGTTCATCTTCAAACAGAGTCCCAGTTAAATACACTAAATACTCACATAACCATATTGAAAACAAACTATATTGTTTGAGTGACCATgatagtaaattaataaaggatatttgtattaaaaacattcCATTTTGGAACAATTTAGATTATAATGATATCGAGATACAATTGAAATCTAATTCAGTTTCAAATATAGTTTTCTTTGTGAATTTAATTTGCGAGAACAATGAAATATATCCGAATCGTACTGTTATATTGAAGAAGCGTACCTCTTATAGCAATGTTATTTATGACAGGGAACTTCAACTTAATGTAGCTGAACTACTGGGTGAGAATAACCTAGGACCACGTGTGATTTGTAGATGTTCAGACTATACGATTCAGGAATTTGTGGAAGGAACCACTTTGAAGAACAGCTCATTTCAAAATTTATCGGTTATCACAAGTCTTGCCTCGACTTTGGCCAAATTTCACAGGAAGGGTACTGAGATATCACTTCCTGAGTGGGATAGAACACCCTTTGTTCTTAGACATATTAACAAGTGGACTGAACCGGTAGAACGTATAATTAAGAAACACAAGTTGGATTTCGATTTTAACGAGTTACAATCTTCGTTTGAACTGTACAAAACTTTACTAAACAATCACATCAAAACGTCAAACTCAGTAGCCAACTCTGTTCTGTTTTGTcataatgatttattttataaaaacattttacaGTTTCAACAAGGAACATTTTTGATAGATTTTGACTACTCGGGTTATAATTATGTTGGTTGGGATGTTtcatgttttattattaagGCACATCTTGATTACAACGAAACTGAACAGTATcatttttgtaataaatcATATGATATACCTTATAATTTAAGGTGCATTTTtgtttctatttatttatctgaACTGTTAAACAATAACGTGTTACCATCAGAGAATGTTGTAAAGGAATTCCTAGATAGTTTAGAAACACACTCTCTAGGAGTTCACATTTTTTGGACCTACTGGAGTATTCTTATGTATGTTTATAGTCATCTATATTATCAActtaaacataatatttcaGGTTTGATAAGCCCAAATCTGAATACTCTAAATATTTCGATGCCTATGAATACGCCAAGTTTcattacaattattttaaatcacaattaaacaaattaagtcattaaaacataatttGTTTGTACTTATGTTGATTTTTaagttgatatttttatttcatctcAATTTGATGAATTGAGGTAAATGGCTCAGTTAGTGTATGAAATTCAGTATTGTACTCGCATATAGTGCTACTCAGTATGTGTACCGTTGGTGCTTGTATGGGCCCTCCTTATTTACTCCCAGGAACTCGCACTGGCTGTCAGACAGGACCGTAAGCTTAGCGTTTAGCGCCTCCAGGTGGAATCTTGCTATCGTCTCGTCAATTTTCTTTGGGATTTGGTGAACTGTGTTTTCCAACTTTCCTCTGTTTTCGTATAGTTGCAGCAGTGCGAAGAACTGCGTCGTGAAGGACATTGACATCACCAGAGATGGGTGTCCGTTAGCGCATCCTAGATTATACAGGCTTCCGTGAGATAGAATTATTACGCCTTTGTTTAAGTCCTTGAACCTGTAGTAGTGTGCATTATTATTCAACTCAATAATTTCCAGGTTCGGGTCTTTAACTATTTCGGGCATGAATATTTCTCTGTCTCCCTGGCCTATGTTTCCCAGGATTGCTCCgtccttcatcttcctcacGTGATGCAGTCTAATGACCTCTATTCCTCCGGTAGCCGTTACGAATATATCTGCTGTTTCAAGTGTGTCCTCCAGGAGTACGACTGGGTACCCGTCCATAACACTCTGCATTGCGCACAGGGGGTCTGCTTCGCACACTTTCACTAttgctcctgctcctctGAATCCCATACACACCCCCTTACCGACGTGCCCGTAACCAATAACCACCACTTCTCTTCCTCCTACAAGTACCCCCTCGGCTCCTCTATGAATACCATCAATGGCACTGTACCTTGCTCCGTAGTTGTTGTCGAACTTGGACTTAGAAATAACGTCGTTTGTCGAGTAAATTGGAAAGTGAAGtctattcattttttcaaactttCTGAATTGCCACACACCGCTAGTTGTTTCCTCTGACAGACCCACTATTCTCTTGATGAGGTTGTTATAGAAGTGTGGGTTTTTTGGCACTGTGTAGTTCAAAAACTTAAAGAGATAAATCTTATCTCTGTCGGATTCTTCCACCTCCGACAGGTCGTACAACTTTCCCGTTGCGTTGTATCTATCTTCCAACTCCTTCCCGTATAGAATCATGGTGTACATTGAACATCCATCGTCCACCAGGAGCAGTGGTTTGTCAGTTTCCGGCCAGTTTATTGACTGGTACTTACACCACAAATACTCTTCCATGGACATAtctacacatatttattagtcGAGTGTGTGCATATCTAGTTTATGTATTCTACAATTCCAATAATTGTCACTGTGTGATTTAATATTCGATTATTATCTATTATTGTAAATACATGAAGATTCCCCTAGCTACTTAAAAATTGATGTTGTGTATTAACTA is a window of Theileria orientalis strain Shintoku DNA, chromosome 2, complete genome DNA encoding:
- a CDS encoding uncharacterized protein (ribosomal protein L27 family protein); translation: MFALNVFSRVLLFDVLKSRGIQVRCKTVKMSAYKRPSRASPTGQTKKANIGLKRLSAEYVRPGELLVKQRKVLAHNPGVTRTRHFKVYPGENVGVSSKSTSLFSLVAGRVKYTHDVARDVKLVNVLPEPPDELLRGDLWRYRTEHVTSLQDNTALVWRRVKSSYCFSHRLPLVNPPLKPYPRPRFLSKTDQRENPCYPDLFLNYRFPPQKP
- a CDS encoding uncharacterized protein (choline/ethanolamine kinase domain containing protein), with the protein product MINLNGYNTTKKIPSYTASVLKSKLTHDKHDSGIYVLNDEDIKSIKDICIKNIPFWNNLDYNDIEIQLKSNSVSNIVFFVNLICENNEIYPNRTVILKKRTSYSNVIYDRELQLNVAELLGENNLGPRVICRCSDYTIQEFVEGTTLKNSSFQNLSVITSLASTLAKFHRKGTEISLPEWDRTPFVLRHINKWTEPVERIIKKHNLDFDFNELQSSFELYKTLLNNHIKTSNSVANSVLFCHNDLFYKNILQFQQGTFLIDFDYSGYNYVGWDVSCFIIKAHLDYNETEQYYFCNKSYDIPYNLRCIFVSIYLSELLNKNVLPSENAVKEFLDSLETHSLGVHIFWMYWGLIMFDKPNSESSMYFDAYEYAKFHYNYFKSQLNKLSH
- a CDS encoding hydrolase, with amino-acid sequence MGDLIESPKNSSSSSYEEETEPSIEWCLENGYKIPKWLLKCNIKCPYVKGNIFEGKHGPINYSVVGDPSANLVLTFHGYNATHTTFSIYQSVLSKNGFRVIAFDLYGHGLSGHPKYRVFGDTFSPKYYVEQADEVINHLGYAGRPLSLIGMSMGACLAAAYCEKHPDLVEKMVLISPAGLIPKKPKRVVFLRYIQCCIPCMPCCVSKCCFSKCISTPKSTLQDESGIEFCETKETDNCISVEASDVKTELNPMVNRMLWSLFVTRNAIASLMGIVNRMPLWTSSELYRKVGSLGKSTLIIFGNSDTLTPPECADELSRLFTNSHTIIFPDSDHLVSFKKPLEVVSSCLAFLGIPTQEKILHYTRWLPFDSKGKYILKCDRELGESEDVEDANVTPVKQEETFKTMVTLDEKPKTVSKRPFKIFSNALDLPHDDSLTNLAISGEYAKRKVPLVVVKQFEDSDL
- a CDS encoding uncharacterized protein (choline/ethanolamine kinase domain containing protein); amino-acid sequence: MFDVNEVDNCSSSNRVPVKYTKYSHNHIENKLYCLSDHDSKLIKDICIKNIPFWNNLDYNDIEIQLKSNSVSNIVFFVNLICENNEIYPNRTVILKKRTSYSNVIYDRELQLNVAELLGENNLGPRVICRCSDYTIQEFVEGTTLKNSSFQNLSVITSLASTLAKFHRKGTEISLPEWDRTPFVLRHINKWTEPVERIIKKHKLDFDFNELQSSFELYKTLLNNHIKTSNSVANSVLFCHNDLFYKNILQFQQGTFLIDFDYSGYNYVGWDVSCFIIKAHLDYNETEQYHFCNKSYDIPYNLRCIFVSIYLSELLNNNVLPSENVVKEFLDSLETHSLGVHIFWTYWSILMFDKPKSEYSKYFDAYEYAKFHYNYFKSQLNKLSH
- a CDS encoding adenosylhomocysteinase, encoding MHELWDDLAPWTTSYYKGKDYGDSGMFMYEFRMKECPGLLNVIKHYEDKQPFKGVQITGCLHMTQETINLAYTLYRLGAQVRWASSNPYTSNDMSVFTCIKQFNPKIATFGQKNMSMEEYLWCKYQSINWPETDKPLLLVDDGCSMYTMILYGKELEDRYNATGKLYDLSEVEESDRDKIYLFKFLNYTVPKNPHFYNNLIKRIVGLSEETTSGVWQFRKFEKMNRLHFPIYSTNDVISKSKFDNNYGARYSAIDGIHRGAEGVLVGGREVVVIGYGHVGKGVCMGFRGAGAIVKVCEADPLCAMQSVMDGYPVVLLEDTLETADIFVTATGGIEVIRLHHVRKMKDGAILGNIGQGDREIFMPEIVKDPNLEIIELNNNAHYYRFKDLNKGVIILSHGSLYNLGCANGHPSLVMSMSFTTQFFALLQLYENRGKLENTVHQIPKKIDETIARFHLEALNAKLTVLSDSQCEFLGVNKEGPYKHQRYTY